The following proteins are co-located in the Octopus sinensis unplaced genomic scaffold, ASM634580v1 Contig16068, whole genome shotgun sequence genome:
- the LOC115230650 gene encoding interleukin 17-like protein, with amino-acid sequence MNTTNVLQVAIYLLTNVVFFISSASIPTQCNIPNDLKVQYEKLYNAAIGNNFVLPAEISPAGSDQQALTVGDKTCPTSSVSTDIIRERSTCPWYLTITHNSTYFPPSRTEVVCRCTDCLDSDSNHQCVMVYTPMTVLKRTAECVDGLYVYNPSVIEVATACACARKVNVISGGNEDEYES; translated from the exons ATGAATACCACCAAC GTTCTCCAAGTTGCGATATACCTCCTCACCAACGTCGTATTCTTCATATCCTCGGCGTCAATTCCGACTCAATGTAATATACCAAACGACTTGAAAGTTCAGTACGAAAAACTCTACAACGCAGCGATCGGCAATAACTTTGTTCTACCAGCTGAAATATCTCCAGCGGGAAGTGACCAACAAGCACTGACCGTAGGCGATAAAACTTGCCCAACATCTTCCGTATCTACTGATATTATACGCGAGCGTTCAACCTGCCCATGGTACCTGACAATTACCCACAATTCCACATATTTTCCTCCATCACGCACAGAAGTCGTGTGTCGTTGTACAGACTGTCTGGACTCTGACAGTAACCATCAATGTGTGATGGTGTATACTCCAATGACTGTCCTGAAACGTACAGCTGAATGTGTTGATGGACTGTACGTTTATAATCCAAGTGTCATCGAAGTAGCCACAGCCTGTGCGTGTGCACGGAAAGTCAATGTAATATCTGGAGGAAATGAGGACGAATATGAGTCGTAA